Proteins encoded in a region of the Agromyces protaetiae genome:
- a CDS encoding substrate-binding domain-containing protein: MSLTTVRCDLDALAAAAVEMLVRRIRGLDAGSRRRIPVELVLRGSHGRPHRRSR, from the coding sequence ATGTCGCTCACCACGGTCCGCTGCGACCTGGACGCACTGGCCGCCGCGGCCGTCGAGATGCTCGTCCGACGCATCCGAGGCCTCGACGCCGGGAGCCGTCGGCGGATCCCGGTCGAACTCGTCCTGCGCGGAAGCCACGGTCGCCCTCACCGGCGGTCTCGGTGA
- a CDS encoding sensor histidine kinase, with amino-acid sequence MTERRRRAGVAVRVTIAATLVVAVALVAGALIFWATLRASLTSQLDAAARQDASAIAQQLDALDLDGGSGSSDDDDDDDDETSADEASATEASAADRDAIEAMLPDLDDDRFVQVIDRDTGTVVAATDAADDAPALADRDGAAPGTVRLPGEDETYAAAAERDGDWVVVAGRSTAQAESTLATVGIMLAIAVPLLVGLVALTSWLTARRALAPVERMRREVDAVTGTDLSRRVPEPETDDEIGRLAHTMNGMLARVEASANTQRRFISDASHELKSPLASLRQYAEVARLHPDRITQAELSEAVLDEGGRLERLVQGMLVLARADERALPLTLADVDLDDLALAEARRLGAAATVATDVSGVAPARVRGDLGLLQQLVRNLADNAARHATGRVAFTTVADASGVSLVVDDDGDGVPPGERERVFERFVRLDDARARDTGGSGLGLAIVREIAAAHGGSVHLEGSPLGGARVVVRLAAGVSSPAVSRV; translated from the coding sequence GTGACTGAACGCCGCCGCCGTGCCGGCGTCGCCGTCCGCGTCACGATCGCGGCGACGCTCGTCGTCGCGGTCGCGCTCGTCGCCGGCGCGCTCATCTTCTGGGCCACGCTGCGTGCGTCCCTCACCTCCCAGCTCGACGCGGCGGCCCGGCAGGATGCCTCGGCCATCGCCCAGCAGCTGGACGCCCTCGACCTCGACGGCGGGAGCGGCAGCAGTGACGACGACGATGACGACGACGATGAGACATCGGCCGACGAGGCATCCGCCACCGAGGCATCCGCCGCCGATCGCGACGCGATCGAAGCGATGCTGCCCGATCTCGACGACGACCGGTTCGTCCAGGTCATCGACCGCGACACCGGCACGGTCGTCGCCGCGACCGACGCCGCCGATGACGCGCCGGCGCTCGCGGATCGCGACGGCGCTGCCCCCGGCACCGTGCGTCTGCCCGGCGAAGACGAGACGTACGCCGCCGCGGCCGAGCGCGACGGCGACTGGGTCGTGGTCGCCGGGCGCAGCACCGCGCAGGCCGAGTCGACCCTCGCGACGGTGGGGATCATGCTCGCGATCGCCGTACCGCTGCTCGTCGGTCTCGTCGCGCTCACCTCGTGGCTCACCGCGCGCCGCGCGCTCGCACCCGTCGAGCGCATGCGGCGCGAGGTCGACGCGGTGACCGGCACCGACCTGTCCCGCCGGGTCCCCGAGCCGGAGACCGACGACGAGATCGGCCGGCTCGCGCACACCATGAACGGCATGCTCGCGCGCGTCGAAGCCTCCGCGAACACCCAGCGCCGCTTCATCTCGGATGCCTCGCACGAACTGAAGTCCCCGCTCGCGTCGCTCCGGCAGTACGCCGAGGTCGCGCGCCTGCACCCCGACCGCATCACCCAGGCCGAGCTCAGCGAGGCCGTGCTCGACGAGGGCGGGCGGCTCGAACGGCTCGTGCAGGGCATGCTCGTGCTCGCGCGCGCCGACGAGCGCGCGCTGCCGCTCACGCTCGCCGACGTCGACCTCGACGACCTCGCGCTCGCCGAGGCGCGCCGGCTCGGCGCGGCGGCGACGGTCGCGACGGATGTCTCGGGCGTGGCGCCCGCACGCGTGCGCGGCGACCTCGGGCTGCTGCAGCAGCTCGTGCGGAACCTGGCCGACAATGCGGCGCGGCACGCGACCGGCCGGGTCGCGTTCACGACGGTGGCGGATGCCTCGGGCGTGAGCCTCGTCGTCGACGACGACGGTGACGGCGTGCCGCCGGGGGAGCGCGAGCGCGTGTTCGAACGCTTCGTGCGCCTCGACGATGCGCGGGCACGCGACACCGGCGGCAGCGGGCTCGGCCTCGCGATCGTGCGCGAGATCGCGGCGGCGCACGGCGGGTCCGTACACCTCGAGGGCTCGCCGCTGGGCGGCGCACGCGTGGTCGTGCGCCTCGCGGCCGGCGTCTCGTCGCCCGCCGTATCGCGTGTCTGA
- a CDS encoding RNA polymerase sigma factor produces MSLGPDATPEPASGAASDLVLARVVRAEAGRIVTALARSFGDLDLAEDAVAGAVAAALGEWRVRGVPPNPGAWLTMAARHDALDRVRRERRLREKIALLPDASEPSAPMAPSAPQRAPADERLPLLFGCCHPALAPEAQLALSLRAVLGLTTAQIARATLEPVPTVAQRISRAKRKIVASGIPLRVPAGDELAPRLDRVLAMIAVMYDAAHLRAEADASADRDLADDALWLARVVVDELPRQAEAHGLLALLRFHRAREGARAVGVEFVPLPQQDRSRWDEAMIAEARVALEHAAALRRPGRWQLQAAIAACHADATSADDTDWPQLLVLYDLLLIYDPSPFVKLNRVVALAEVAGTPAALRALDELEPRLSGSHLWHAVRAELLRREGHADAALEADHRARELTANHAERRLLMTRIDAASPGRG; encoded by the coding sequence GTGAGCCTCGGGCCGGATGCCACGCCGGAGCCGGCTTCCGGCGCGGCATCCGATCTCGTCCTCGCTCGCGTGGTGCGCGCGGAGGCGGGCCGCATCGTCACCGCGCTCGCGCGCTCGTTCGGCGATCTCGACCTCGCCGAGGACGCCGTCGCGGGCGCCGTCGCGGCGGCGCTCGGCGAGTGGCGCGTCCGCGGCGTCCCGCCGAACCCGGGGGCATGGCTCACCATGGCCGCGCGCCACGATGCCCTCGATCGGGTGCGGCGCGAGCGGCGGCTGCGCGAGAAGATCGCGCTGCTTCCGGATGCGTCGGAGCCGTCGGCGCCGATGGCACCGTCGGCACCGCAGCGAGCGCCGGCGGATGAACGGTTGCCGCTGCTCTTCGGGTGCTGTCATCCCGCGCTCGCGCCGGAGGCACAGCTGGCGCTGTCGCTCCGTGCGGTCCTGGGGCTCACGACGGCGCAGATCGCTCGGGCGACCCTGGAGCCGGTACCGACGGTCGCGCAGCGGATTTCCCGCGCGAAGCGCAAGATCGTGGCCTCCGGGATTCCGCTCCGGGTCCCCGCGGGCGACGAGCTCGCGCCTCGGCTCGATCGCGTCCTGGCGATGATCGCCGTCATGTACGACGCCGCGCACCTGCGGGCCGAGGCGGACGCCTCGGCAGACCGGGATCTCGCCGATGACGCGCTCTGGCTCGCCCGGGTCGTGGTCGACGAGCTCCCGCGGCAGGCCGAGGCGCATGGTCTGCTCGCGCTCCTGCGGTTCCATCGTGCACGCGAGGGGGCGCGCGCGGTCGGCGTCGAGTTCGTTCCGCTCCCGCAGCAGGACCGGAGCCGGTGGGACGAAGCCATGATCGCCGAGGCGCGAGTCGCGCTGGAGCACGCGGCCGCGCTGCGACGCCCCGGACGCTGGCAGCTCCAGGCCGCGATCGCGGCCTGCCATGCGGATGCCACATCTGCTGACGACACGGACTGGCCGCAGCTGCTCGTGCTCTACGACCTGCTGCTCATCTACGATCCGTCCCCGTTCGTCAAGCTCAACCGGGTGGTCGCCCTCGCGGAGGTCGCCGGCACACCGGCCGCCCTGCGGGCGCTCGACGAACTCGAGCCGCGACTCTCGGGATCCCATCTGTGGCACGCCGTGCGTGCGGAGCTGCTGCGCCGCGAGGGACACGCCGACGCCGCGCTCGAGGCGGACCACCGGGCCCGCGAGCTGACCGCGAACCACGCCGAGCGGCGGCTGCTCATGACCCGGATCGACGCCGCCTCACCGGGGAGGGGCTGA
- the hisD gene encoding histidinol dehydrogenase, which produces MSDITSQAAIVTSSNPMTETPESFKLSPEQIDEVVASVPAKAIDDIVAVQAQVRDFAERQLASMRDFEAETEPGVFLGQKHIPVGATGAYVPGGRYPLVATAHMTVVTAKVAGVPRVTACTPPISGEVPAATVAALHLAGADDILLLGGTQAVAAMAIGTETVGKVDLLAGPGNAFDAEAKRQLFGEVGIDLFAGPTEVLIVADESADPFIVAVDLLSQAEHGPDSPVVLITTSADLGREVSAHVDRLLPGMPTKDFAEPAWRDYGEIVVVDDLDEAWALTDEYAFEHVQILTSTPRAALDRLRNYGALFLGEGTCVSYGDKVIGTNHTLPTRKASRYTGGLWAGKYLKTVTYQEVRSPAASAELGRLLGRAARVESFEGYARAGDVRAAKYAGDPLAWAPPGAQSLAAR; this is translated from the coding sequence GTGAGCGACATCACGTCCCAGGCCGCCATCGTCACGTCGTCGAATCCGATGACCGAGACGCCCGAGTCGTTCAAGCTGTCGCCCGAGCAGATCGACGAGGTCGTCGCCTCGGTGCCGGCCAAGGCGATCGACGACATCGTGGCGGTGCAGGCCCAGGTCCGGGACTTCGCGGAACGGCAGCTCGCCTCGATGCGGGACTTCGAGGCCGAGACCGAACCGGGTGTGTTCCTCGGCCAGAAGCACATCCCGGTCGGAGCAACCGGTGCCTATGTGCCCGGTGGCCGGTACCCGCTGGTCGCGACCGCACACATGACGGTCGTCACCGCGAAGGTCGCCGGTGTGCCTCGAGTCACGGCCTGCACGCCACCGATCTCGGGCGAGGTTCCGGCCGCGACGGTCGCGGCACTGCACCTGGCCGGCGCCGACGACATCCTCCTGCTCGGCGGCACGCAGGCCGTTGCCGCGATGGCGATCGGCACCGAGACCGTCGGCAAGGTCGACCTGCTGGCGGGGCCCGGCAACGCGTTCGATGCCGAGGCGAAACGGCAGCTGTTCGGCGAAGTCGGCATCGACCTGTTCGCCGGCCCGACCGAGGTGCTGATCGTCGCCGACGAGTCGGCCGATCCGTTCATCGTCGCGGTCGATCTGCTCAGCCAAGCCGAGCACGGCCCGGACTCGCCGGTCGTGCTGATCACGACCTCCGCCGACCTCGGCCGCGAGGTGTCGGCACACGTCGACCGGCTGCTTCCCGGGATGCCGACGAAGGACTTCGCCGAGCCGGCCTGGCGCGACTACGGCGAGATCGTCGTCGTCGACGACCTCGACGAGGCCTGGGCGCTCACCGACGAGTACGCGTTCGAACACGTGCAGATCCTCACGTCGACGCCGCGAGCCGCGCTCGACCGGCTCCGCAACTACGGCGCACTGTTCCTCGGCGAGGGCACGTGCGTCTCATACGGCGACAAGGTCATCGGCACCAACCACACCCTGCCCACCCGGAAGGCGTCGCGGTACACCGGCGGCCTGTGGGCCGGCAAGTACCTGAAGACGGTGACCTACCAGGAGGTCCGCTCGCCCGCCGCGAGCGCCGAGCTCGGGCGACTGCTCGGCCGTGCGGCCCGCGTGGAATCCTTCGAGGGCTACGCCCGTGCGGGCGACGTGCGCGCCGCGAAGTACGCGGGCGACCCGCTTGCGTGGGCGCCGCCCGGCGCTCAGTCTCTGGCCGCCCGATGA
- a CDS encoding ROK family transcriptional regulator, whose amino-acid sequence MVEEVVASPISRTRLREIKRHVAIAFAREHGVFSRAQLAEATGLSAATVTRLVRDLLAEGYVVETGAGPSSGGRPQTMLEFQAGNELVAVVDLHDGEIDAALRDWNGDLHGTMVRRPLVDLRRDLPEVIGELRDQVGSRLKATAIAIPGVAMGGEGQIRLAPSIARGEGPALGAALLDALDMPVVVDNDVNLMVVGEHVAGAAVDTDDVFLAHIGASGIGAALMIDGVVRRGARGSAGEIGFMPLGAALAPSSDVGAFEGEWALGALHRRADALLGPGDGPLLERLRDAQVPAARQLLIDALRAWGRAIAAAVCVLDPARVLLSGPRMTDGDLDVLIEETSRFVPGGVDIRPAAIGPRALHLGAARRAFDAHDARSAR is encoded by the coding sequence ATGGTCGAAGAAGTCGTCGCGAGCCCCATCAGTCGCACGCGACTGCGGGAGATCAAGCGGCACGTCGCGATCGCGTTCGCGCGTGAGCACGGTGTCTTCTCGCGGGCCCAGCTCGCCGAGGCGACCGGCCTGAGCGCCGCGACCGTCACCCGGCTCGTGCGCGACCTGCTCGCGGAAGGCTACGTCGTCGAGACCGGGGCCGGGCCGTCGAGCGGCGGGCGTCCGCAGACCATGCTCGAGTTCCAGGCGGGCAACGAGCTGGTCGCGGTCGTCGACCTGCACGACGGCGAGATCGACGCCGCGCTGCGGGACTGGAACGGCGACCTGCACGGCACGATGGTCCGACGTCCGCTCGTCGACCTCAGACGTGACCTGCCCGAGGTCATCGGGGAGCTGCGCGACCAGGTCGGATCGCGGCTGAAGGCGACCGCGATCGCGATCCCGGGTGTGGCGATGGGCGGGGAGGGGCAGATCCGGCTCGCTCCGTCGATCGCGCGCGGAGAAGGGCCGGCGCTCGGCGCTGCCCTGCTCGACGCGCTCGACATGCCCGTCGTCGTCGACAACGACGTCAACCTCATGGTCGTCGGCGAGCACGTCGCCGGTGCGGCCGTCGACACCGACGACGTGTTCCTCGCGCACATCGGTGCGAGCGGCATCGGCGCCGCGCTGATGATCGACGGCGTCGTGCGCCGCGGCGCACGCGGCTCAGCAGGGGAGATCGGCTTCATGCCGCTCGGCGCGGCCCTCGCCCCCTCATCTGACGTCGGCGCGTTCGAGGGCGAGTGGGCGCTGGGCGCCCTGCACCGGCGTGCCGATGCCCTCCTCGGCCCTGGCGACGGGCCGCTGCTCGAGCGCCTGCGCGACGCGCAGGTACCCGCCGCCCGCCAGTTGCTCATCGACGCGTTGCGCGCCTGGGGACGAGCGATCGCCGCCGCGGTGTGCGTGCTCGACCCCGCTCGCGTGCTTCTGAGTGGACCCCGGATGACCGACGGCGACCTCGATGTCCTCATCGAGGAGACCAGCCGGTTCGTCCCCGGCGGGGTGGACATCCGCCCCGCTGCCATCGGCCCTCGCGCCCTGCACCTCGGCGCCGCGAGACGGGCGTTCGACGCCCACGACGCACGTTCAGCCCGCTGA
- a CDS encoding YciI family protein — MKYVLMFTSDPELDAVVPAERSEADMQRIFQWHEDNAAHIVDGGAALHEASTATTVRAGDQGPVVVDGPFSEAKEVIGGFTLIDVPDLDAAIALARTWPSLELPGNSVEIRPMYDEAELFGQ, encoded by the coding sequence GTGAAGTACGTACTCATGTTCACGTCCGATCCCGAGCTCGACGCAGTCGTCCCCGCCGAGCGGAGCGAAGCCGATATGCAGCGGATCTTCCAGTGGCACGAGGACAACGCCGCGCACATCGTCGACGGCGGCGCCGCGTTGCACGAGGCCTCGACGGCCACGACCGTGCGCGCCGGCGATCAGGGGCCGGTCGTGGTCGACGGCCCGTTCTCCGAGGCGAAGGAGGTCATCGGCGGATTCACGCTCATCGACGTCCCGGACCTCGATGCCGCGATCGCGCTCGCGCGCACCTGGCCGTCGCTGGAGCTCCCGGGCAACTCGGTCGAGATCCGGCCGATGTACGACGAGGCGGAGCTGTTCGGCCAGTGA
- a CDS encoding ABC transporter permease → MSSTALSVVKAEVRLFSREPGYVFWIIGFPAVLVIVLGLVPVLREPIDGIGVSFLTIYVPVAVILAMLMASLLAMPVVLATYREQRILRRFATTPVRPRTVLLAQYLIYGTAAVVGGAVPILIGFFAYQVALPQNGVGYLGIALLMLASCLALGGLVGGIARTAKIATAFGSILLFPLMFTAGVWLPVQTMPGLLGDLVALTPLGAGALALNATAAGAWPELQEVIVLTAWTAIFGIAAVRFFRWE, encoded by the coding sequence ATGTCGTCGACGGCGCTCTCGGTCGTGAAGGCCGAGGTGAGACTGTTCTCGCGCGAACCCGGATATGTCTTCTGGATCATCGGGTTCCCGGCCGTTCTGGTCATCGTGCTCGGGCTCGTCCCGGTGCTCCGCGAGCCGATCGACGGAATCGGCGTCAGCTTCCTGACGATCTATGTGCCGGTCGCGGTGATCCTCGCGATGCTGATGGCGTCGCTGCTGGCGATGCCCGTCGTGCTCGCCACCTACCGGGAGCAACGAATCCTGCGCCGGTTCGCGACCACGCCCGTGCGGCCGCGGACCGTGCTGCTCGCGCAGTACCTGATCTACGGCACCGCCGCGGTCGTCGGTGGCGCCGTTCCGATCCTGATCGGATTCTTCGCCTATCAGGTCGCGCTGCCGCAGAACGGCGTCGGATATCTCGGCATCGCGCTGCTGATGCTCGCGTCCTGCCTCGCCCTCGGCGGACTGGTCGGCGGCATCGCTCGCACCGCGAAGATCGCGACGGCGTTCGGTTCGATCCTGCTGTTCCCGCTGATGTTCACAGCGGGAGTCTGGCTGCCGGTGCAGACCATGCCCGGGTTGCTCGGCGACCTCGTCGCGCTCACCCCGCTCGGCGCCGGCGCGCTCGCCCTGAACGCGACCGCGGCGGGTGCCTGGCCCGAGCTCCAGGAGGTCATCGTCCTGACCGCGTGGACCGCGATCTTCGGCATCGCGGCGGTGCGCTTCTTCCGGTGGGAGTAG
- a CDS encoding Gfo/Idh/MocA family protein, giving the protein MAIRTAIVGYGTAGRVFHAPLIAADPAYELATVVTGSPERAAAAAVAYPGATVVGGADALFARADEFDLVVIGSPNETHAPLALRAIDAGKHVVVDKPVAVTVAEAEAVVERAWARGVVFSVFQNRRWDGDFLTLRDVLASGELGEVRQFESAFEWFAPELGERWKDTAPHAAGGGIAYDLAPHLIDQAVQLFGPVADLHAELDVRRAGGAADDEAFISMRHGSGVRARLWMSAVAPASRPRFRVVGEHGVLTFHGLDPQEPQLIDGVRPGDPGYGRHADGRAAELEGPSGARRIPLAAGDYPAYYRALAAAITEGRPVPVDPADSIAALALIEQVVAGAR; this is encoded by the coding sequence ATGGCCATCCGCACCGCGATCGTCGGGTACGGCACCGCAGGCCGTGTCTTCCACGCGCCACTCATCGCCGCCGATCCGGCGTACGAGCTCGCGACGGTCGTCACCGGCTCGCCCGAACGCGCCGCAGCTGCGGCGGTCGCGTATCCGGGCGCGACCGTGGTCGGTGGCGCCGACGCGCTCTTTGCCCGCGCCGACGAGTTCGACCTCGTCGTCATCGGCAGCCCGAACGAGACCCACGCGCCGCTCGCGCTCCGCGCCATCGACGCAGGCAAGCACGTCGTCGTCGACAAACCCGTCGCCGTCACCGTCGCCGAGGCCGAGGCGGTCGTCGAGCGCGCATGGGCCCGTGGTGTGGTGTTCTCCGTGTTTCAGAACCGCCGGTGGGACGGCGACTTCCTCACGCTCCGGGACGTGCTCGCGTCGGGCGAACTGGGCGAGGTGCGGCAGTTCGAGTCCGCGTTCGAGTGGTTCGCGCCTGAACTCGGCGAGCGGTGGAAGGACACCGCCCCGCATGCCGCGGGCGGCGGCATCGCCTACGACCTCGCCCCGCACCTCATCGACCAGGCTGTGCAGCTCTTCGGCCCGGTCGCCGACCTGCACGCCGAGCTCGACGTCCGGCGCGCGGGCGGTGCCGCCGACGACGAGGCGTTCATCTCGATGCGACACGGGTCCGGGGTGCGGGCGCGACTGTGGATGAGCGCCGTGGCGCCCGCATCACGACCTCGCTTCCGGGTGGTCGGCGAGCACGGCGTGCTGACCTTCCACGGGCTCGATCCGCAGGAGCCGCAGCTCATCGACGGCGTTCGGCCCGGGGACCCGGGCTACGGTCGGCACGCCGACGGTCGAGCAGCCGAGCTCGAAGGTCCGAGCGGCGCCCGTCGGATCCCGTTGGCCGCCGGCGACTATCCCGCGTACTACCGCGCCCTCGCCGCGGCGATCACGGAGGGCCGGCCGGTGCCGGTCGATCCGGCCGACAGCATCGCTGCGCTCGCGCTGATCGAACAGGTTGTCGCCGGCGCACGATGA
- a CDS encoding PepSY domain-containing protein yields the protein MKKRTIWITSAAAAGVLAIGATAAAAFAIGSDESDDRADRAGVSASQVDAAVEAALAEVGAGTVTDIDVDDDASHAYEVDVRLDAGGSVEVKLDRDLNVVAVEERGDRSGDDDDDDRGDDRGDDSNVVIDPADRQRAIDAALAHAGGGTVSEVELSDDADHVWEVEVQLPNGGDLDVELDAAFAVVKAD from the coding sequence ATGAAGAAGCGCACCATCTGGATCACGTCGGCCGCTGCGGCGGGCGTGCTGGCGATCGGCGCGACGGCGGCAGCCGCCTTCGCGATCGGCTCGGATGAGTCGGACGACCGCGCCGACCGCGCCGGGGTGTCCGCATCGCAGGTCGACGCGGCCGTCGAGGCCGCGCTCGCCGAGGTCGGCGCCGGCACCGTGACGGACATCGACGTGGACGACGACGCGAGCCACGCGTACGAGGTCGACGTCCGGCTCGACGCGGGCGGCTCGGTCGAGGTGAAGCTCGACCGCGACCTGAACGTCGTGGCCGTCGAGGAGCGGGGCGACCGCAGCGGTGACGACGACGATGACGACCGTGGTGACGACCGTGGTGACGACAGCAACGTGGTCATCGACCCCGCCGACCGTCAGCGTGCCATCGATGCGGCGCTCGCTCACGCCGGCGGCGGCACCGTCTCCGAGGTCGAGCTGAGCGACGACGCCGACCACGTCTGGGAGGTCGAGGTGCAGCTGCCGAACGGCGGCGACCTCGATGTCGAGCTCGACGCGGCCTTCGCGGTCGTCAAGGCCGACTGA
- a CDS encoding response regulator transcription factor encodes MRLLVVDDEVRLAEGLKRGLEAEGFAVDVAHDGAEGLWYAREHDYAAILLDIMLPRMNGYVLCRTLREERIWTPVLMLTAKDGEWDEVEGLDTGADDYLTKPFSFAVLVARVRALIRRGGSARPATLEVGDLTLDPAARTVARAGTPIELTTREFAVLEFLMRRAGDVVPKAEILNGVWDFGFDGDPNIVEVYIRHLRNKVDRPFGLETIETLRGAGYRIGPGPAGPGGAGADVADRGGTIGANRD; translated from the coding sequence ATGCGTCTGCTCGTGGTCGATGACGAGGTCCGCCTCGCCGAGGGACTGAAGCGCGGCCTCGAGGCCGAGGGCTTCGCGGTCGACGTCGCGCACGACGGCGCCGAGGGCCTCTGGTATGCGCGGGAGCACGACTACGCGGCGATCCTGCTCGACATCATGCTGCCGCGCATGAACGGCTACGTGCTCTGCCGGACCCTCCGCGAGGAGCGCATCTGGACGCCCGTGCTCATGCTCACCGCGAAGGACGGCGAGTGGGACGAGGTCGAGGGCCTCGACACCGGCGCCGACGACTACCTCACGAAGCCGTTCTCGTTCGCCGTGCTCGTCGCGCGCGTGCGCGCACTCATCCGCCGCGGCGGGAGTGCCCGGCCGGCCACCCTCGAGGTCGGCGACCTCACGCTCGACCCGGCCGCACGCACGGTCGCGCGCGCCGGCACGCCCATCGAGCTCACGACGCGCGAGTTCGCGGTGCTCGAGTTCCTCATGCGGCGTGCCGGCGACGTCGTGCCGAAGGCCGAGATCCTGAACGGCGTATGGGACTTCGGATTCGACGGCGACCCCAACATCGTCGAGGTGTACATCCGGCACCTCCGCAACAAGGTCGACCGGCCGTTCGGGCTCGAGACCATCGAGACGTTGCGGGGTGCCGGCTATCGCATCGGCCCGGGCCCCGCCGGCCCGGGCGGCGCGGGCGCCGACGTCGCCGACCGCGGTGGCACGATCGGCGCGAACCGTGACTGA
- a CDS encoding ABC transporter ATP-binding protein: MAIVEVRGLRKTYGSTVAVDHLDLDVEDGEIFGILGPNGSGKTTTVECIAGLRRPDAGVVQVTGLDPHAERARVTRIVGVQLQQAGLPAKQTVREAIALFASFYDDPVDGLALAERLGLGPKLDSRYADLSGGQQQRLAIALALVGRPRVALLDELSTGLDPRSRREVWRLVEEARDAGTTVILVTHFMEEARHLCDRVAVIDRGRLTALDTPEGVIGGIGAPTVMSFAISGAVEVEALERIDGVASARRRDDGRLELSLTDEAVLPVLQALTADGMHPERLRIVDATLDDAFLDLTGPDGEE; encoded by the coding sequence ATGGCGATCGTCGAGGTGCGCGGGCTGCGCAAGACGTACGGCTCGACCGTCGCGGTCGACCACCTCGATCTCGACGTCGAGGACGGCGAGATCTTCGGGATCCTCGGACCGAACGGATCGGGCAAGACGACGACGGTCGAGTGCATCGCCGGCCTCCGCCGGCCGGATGCCGGTGTCGTCCAGGTGACCGGACTGGACCCGCACGCCGAACGAGCACGCGTGACCAGGATCGTGGGCGTGCAGCTCCAGCAGGCAGGCCTTCCCGCGAAGCAGACGGTCCGCGAGGCCATCGCGCTGTTCGCCTCGTTCTATGACGACCCGGTCGACGGCCTCGCGCTCGCCGAACGACTCGGCCTCGGCCCGAAGCTCGACAGCCGCTATGCCGACCTGTCAGGCGGGCAGCAGCAACGGCTGGCCATCGCGTTGGCGCTCGTCGGCCGGCCACGGGTCGCGCTCCTCGACGAGCTCAGCACCGGACTGGACCCGCGGTCGCGGCGGGAGGTGTGGCGTCTCGTCGAGGAGGCCCGCGACGCGGGCACGACGGTCATCCTGGTCACGCACTTCATGGAGGAGGCCCGTCACCTGTGCGATCGCGTCGCCGTCATCGACCGGGGACGCCTGACCGCACTCGACACACCGGAAGGCGTCATCGGCGGGATCGGTGCGCCGACCGTCATGAGCTTCGCGATCTCGGGAGCCGTCGAGGTCGAGGCGCTCGAGCGCATCGACGGTGTGGCGAGCGCGCGCCGTCGCGACGACGGCAGGCTCGAGCTCAGCCTCACCGACGAGGCGGTCCTCCCGGTGCTGCAGGCGCTCACCGCCGACGGGATGCATCCCGAGCGGCTCCGCATCGTGGACGCGACGCTCGACGACGCGTTCCTCGATCTCACCGGACCGGACGGGGAGGAGTGA
- a CDS encoding aldo/keto reductase: MQWTMNRLGRSGIEITPLTVGGAPLGSMPGNFGYEVEAEAGIATAQATLTGPIRAIDTSCAYSRGESERRIGEAIRRVGGVPEDFVLATKITRDLDTGDFSGEEMRRAIAGSLERLGVDRVPLLYLHDPENTTFSQATEPGGPVDVIRELKDAGVAGAIGVAGGDTATILEYVETGVFDVLLTHNRWTLVNRTADRLIDAATERDMGVVNAAVFGGGILAAGSDGRTRYGYREAPAVLLDAIREIERLCAEADVPLAAAAVQFSARDPRIGTTIVGVSRPERIAQSVALVERDIPDALFDAIDRAVAHLPADLGPR; encoded by the coding sequence ATGCAGTGGACCATGAACCGGCTCGGGCGGAGCGGGATCGAGATCACCCCGCTGACGGTGGGCGGCGCGCCCCTGGGCTCGATGCCCGGCAACTTCGGGTACGAGGTCGAGGCCGAGGCGGGTATCGCCACGGCCCAGGCGACGCTGACAGGCCCGATCCGGGCGATCGACACCTCGTGCGCCTACAGCCGGGGCGAATCCGAGCGGCGGATCGGCGAGGCGATCCGCCGCGTCGGCGGCGTCCCCGAGGACTTCGTGCTCGCGACCAAGATCACACGGGATCTCGACACCGGCGACTTCTCGGGCGAGGAGATGCGCCGTGCGATCGCCGGGAGCCTCGAACGGCTCGGTGTCGACCGGGTGCCGCTCCTGTATCTGCACGACCCTGAGAACACGACGTTCTCGCAGGCGACTGAGCCGGGCGGCCCCGTCGACGTCATCCGCGAGCTCAAGGACGCCGGCGTCGCGGGCGCGATCGGCGTGGCAGGCGGAGACACCGCCACGATTCTCGAGTACGTGGAGACCGGCGTGTTCGACGTGCTCCTGACCCACAACCGCTGGACGCTCGTGAACCGCACCGCAGACCGCCTCATCGACGCCGCGACCGAACGCGACATGGGCGTTGTCAACGCCGCGGTGTTCGGTGGGGGTATCCTCGCCGCCGGCAGTGACGGCCGCACGCGGTACGGCTACCGGGAGGCGCCCGCCGTGTTGCTCGACGCGATCCGCGAGATCGAGCGGCTCTGCGCCGAGGCCGACGTTCCGCTCGCGGCGGCCGCCGTGCAGTTCTCGGCGCGCGACCCGCGGATCGGGACGACGATCGTCGGGGTCTCCCGGCCCGAGCGCATCGCGCAGAGCGTCGCGCTCGTCGAGCGGGACATCCCGGATGCCCTCTTCGACGCGATCGACCGCGCCGTCGCGCACCTGCCCGCCGATCTCGGCCCGCGCTGA